Proteins encoded in a region of the Panicum hallii strain FIL2 chromosome 3, PHallii_v3.1, whole genome shotgun sequence genome:
- the LOC112886866 gene encoding bifunctional epoxide hydrolase 2-like isoform X1, whose amino-acid sequence MAHQIEHAHLPIRGLNLHIAQVGKGENFPTETSNIAHRTSYVIGTDTKCVDSDHCWRCLAGELGTVVFLHGFPEIWYSWRHQMLAAAATGYRAVAPDWRGYGLSDRPPEHEDEDEQASSCWDDLVADVLAVLDALSVPSAFVVAKDFGAVPAYYFALQHPGRTRGVACLGISFSHGPWSFDAMPEGFYILRWQEPGRAEADFGRHDVRRVVRTIYVLFAGADVPVAKEGQEIMDLADESAPLPEWFTEEDLDVYASLYHKSGFRYPLKMYRSLHKMPCLPDAKFQVPVLTVTGGKDYSSKLAGFEDDAESCTVDRFVPGVKTAFIPEGSHFVQEQLPEQVNELLLGFFEEHPVAAAT is encoded by the exons ATGGCGCATCAGATCGAGCATGCCCACCTCCCCATCCGTGGGCTCAATCTCCACATAGCTCAAGTAGGAAAAGGTGAGAATTTTCCAACAGAAACATCAAACATTGCACATCGTACCTCGTACGTGATCGGCACAGATACCAAGTGTGTGGATTCTGATCATTGTTGGCGATGCCTTGCAGGGGAGCTGGGAACGGTGGTGTTCCTGCACGGCTTCCCGGAGATCTGGTACTCGTGGCGCCACCAGATGCTGGCCGCGGCGGCCACGGGCTACCGCGCCGTCGCGCCGGACTGGCGAGGGTACGGGCTCTCGGACCGGCCGCCGGAGcacgaggacgaggacgagcAGGCCTCCTCCTGCTGGGACGACCTCGTGGCCGACGTGCTCGCCGTCCTCGACGCGCTCTCCGTCCCCAGCGCGTTCGTGGTGGCCAAGGACTTCGGCGCCGTCCCCGCCTACTACTTCGCGCTCCAGCACCCCGGCCGCACCCGCGGCGTCGCGTGCCTGGGCATCTCCTTCAGTCACGGCCCCTGGTCCTTCGACGCCATGCCCGAAGGCTTCTACATCCTTCGCTGGCAGGAGCCGGGTCGGGCGGAGGCCGACTTCGGCCGGCACGACGTCCGGCGAGTGGTGCGCACCATCTACGTCCTCTTCGCCGGCGCCGATGTCCCGGTGGCCAAGGAAGGCCAGGAGATAATGGACCTCGCCGACGAGTCCGCGCCGCTACCGGAGTGGTTCACCGAGGAGGACCTCGACGTCTACGCCTCGCTCTACCACAAGTCCGGCTTCCGGTACCCTCTCAAGATGTACAG GTCTCTGCACAAGATGCCGTGCCTGCCAGACGCCAAGTTCCAGGTCCCCGTGTTGACGGTGACGGGCGGGAAGGACTACTCCTCCAAGCTCGCCGGCTTCGAGGATGATGCGGAGAGCTGCACGGTGGACCGCTTCGTGCCGGGCGTGAAGACGGCCTTCATCCCGGAAGGGAGCCACTTCGTGCAGGAGCAGCTGCCTGAGCAGGTGAACGAGCTCCTCCTCGGCTTCTTCGAGGAACACCCGGTCGCCGCCGCCACGTAG
- the LOC112886866 gene encoding bifunctional epoxide hydrolase 2-like isoform X2: protein MAHQIEHAHLPIRGLNLHIAQVGKGELGTVVFLHGFPEIWYSWRHQMLAAAATGYRAVAPDWRGYGLSDRPPEHEDEDEQASSCWDDLVADVLAVLDALSVPSAFVVAKDFGAVPAYYFALQHPGRTRGVACLGISFSHGPWSFDAMPEGFYILRWQEPGRAEADFGRHDVRRVVRTIYVLFAGADVPVAKEGQEIMDLADESAPLPEWFTEEDLDVYASLYHKSGFRYPLKMYRSLHKMPCLPDAKFQVPVLTVTGGKDYSSKLAGFEDDAESCTVDRFVPGVKTAFIPEGSHFVQEQLPEQVNELLLGFFEEHPVAAAT from the exons ATGGCGCATCAGATCGAGCATGCCCACCTCCCCATCCGTGGGCTCAATCTCCACATAGCTCAAGTAGGAAAAG GGGAGCTGGGAACGGTGGTGTTCCTGCACGGCTTCCCGGAGATCTGGTACTCGTGGCGCCACCAGATGCTGGCCGCGGCGGCCACGGGCTACCGCGCCGTCGCGCCGGACTGGCGAGGGTACGGGCTCTCGGACCGGCCGCCGGAGcacgaggacgaggacgagcAGGCCTCCTCCTGCTGGGACGACCTCGTGGCCGACGTGCTCGCCGTCCTCGACGCGCTCTCCGTCCCCAGCGCGTTCGTGGTGGCCAAGGACTTCGGCGCCGTCCCCGCCTACTACTTCGCGCTCCAGCACCCCGGCCGCACCCGCGGCGTCGCGTGCCTGGGCATCTCCTTCAGTCACGGCCCCTGGTCCTTCGACGCCATGCCCGAAGGCTTCTACATCCTTCGCTGGCAGGAGCCGGGTCGGGCGGAGGCCGACTTCGGCCGGCACGACGTCCGGCGAGTGGTGCGCACCATCTACGTCCTCTTCGCCGGCGCCGATGTCCCGGTGGCCAAGGAAGGCCAGGAGATAATGGACCTCGCCGACGAGTCCGCGCCGCTACCGGAGTGGTTCACCGAGGAGGACCTCGACGTCTACGCCTCGCTCTACCACAAGTCCGGCTTCCGGTACCCTCTCAAGATGTACAG GTCTCTGCACAAGATGCCGTGCCTGCCAGACGCCAAGTTCCAGGTCCCCGTGTTGACGGTGACGGGCGGGAAGGACTACTCCTCCAAGCTCGCCGGCTTCGAGGATGATGCGGAGAGCTGCACGGTGGACCGCTTCGTGCCGGGCGTGAAGACGGCCTTCATCCCGGAAGGGAGCCACTTCGTGCAGGAGCAGCTGCCTGAGCAGGTGAACGAGCTCCTCCTCGGCTTCTTCGAGGAACACCCGGTCGCCGCCGCCACGTAG